In a single window of the Anguilla rostrata isolate EN2019 chromosome 4, ASM1855537v3, whole genome shotgun sequence genome:
- the LOC135253158 gene encoding nmrA-like family domain-containing protein 1 isoform X2, producing MERVVVLGAEEEPGCDVALALLRDGGFHVCVAVSDPGSPQAQKLGCAGAQVLPFHLNSTTGLQGALSGAQKCFFATKTDFTKVDPLQSEISQGYLIADACKQHGISHVVFEGGQHVQRRFGFPMRSMDAKACIGDYMAEIGLRKTQVLIPFLYESFLTTFSPKPAGPNLYKIDIPMGETPMDSISLSDVGPVVTAILKNSHRWAGKSCLLSADRLPVQEYAETLTKHLAPRVFQDSRILHSGNDITV from the exons ATGGAGCgtgtggtggtgctgggggCTGAGGAGGAGCCTGGGTGTGATGTGGCCCTCGCGCTGCTTCGGGATGGCGGTTTCCACGTGTGCGTAGCTGTATCAGACCCTGGCTCCCCGCAAGCACAGAAGCTGGGGTGCGCTGGAGCACAAGTCCTGCCTTTCCACTTAAACAGCACAACAGGCCTTCAGGGGGCGCTTTCCGGGGCTCAAAAGTGCTTTTTCGCGACCAAAACCGATTTCACCAAGGTGGACCCACTCCAG AGTGAGATCTCACAGGGATATTTGATAGCAGATGCTTGTAAGCAGCATGGCATCAGTCATGTGGTGTTTGAGGGGGGTCAGCACGTGCAGAGACGTTTTGGGTTCCCCATGCGGTCGATGGATGCCAAGGCTTGCATTGGAGACTACATGGCTGAAATCGGCCTGCGAAAAACCCAGGTTCTCATACCCTTCCTGTATGAGAGCTTCCTCACAACATTCTCTCCCAAACCTGCTGGACCAAACCTTTATAAAATTG ACATCCCAATGGGAGAAACACCCATGGACAGCATCAGCCTCAGTGATGTAGGCCCCGTGGTCACGGCTATACTGAAGAACTCACACAGGTGGGCGGGCAAAAGCTGCCTCCTGTCTGCGGACCGACTGCCAGTCCAGGAGTACGCAGAGACGCTCACTAAGCACCTGGCCCCCAGGGTCTTTCAGGACTCCAGg ATTCTTCACAGTGGAAACGATATCACTGTGTGA
- the LOC135253158 gene encoding nmrA-like family domain-containing protein 1 isoform X1, whose protein sequence is MERVVVLGAEEEPGCDVALALLRDGGFHVCVAVSDPGSPQAQKLGCAGAQVLPFHLNSTTGLQGALSGAQKCFFATKTDFTKVDPLQSEISQGYLIADACKQHGISHVVFEGGQHVQRRFGFPMRSMDAKACIGDYMAEIGLRKTQVLIPFLYESFLTTFSPKPAGPNLYKIDIPMGETPMDSISLSDVGPVVTAILKNSHRWAGKSCLLSADRLPVQEYAETLTKHLAPRVFQDSRISQKMFVESFKGEAGQDIGNMFEFWRKDPQRRNAAEMFELLSGTKKFSQWVTANRDSIINALEK, encoded by the exons ATGGAGCgtgtggtggtgctgggggCTGAGGAGGAGCCTGGGTGTGATGTGGCCCTCGCGCTGCTTCGGGATGGCGGTTTCCACGTGTGCGTAGCTGTATCAGACCCTGGCTCCCCGCAAGCACAGAAGCTGGGGTGCGCTGGAGCACAAGTCCTGCCTTTCCACTTAAACAGCACAACAGGCCTTCAGGGGGCGCTTTCCGGGGCTCAAAAGTGCTTTTTCGCGACCAAAACCGATTTCACCAAGGTGGACCCACTCCAG AGTGAGATCTCACAGGGATATTTGATAGCAGATGCTTGTAAGCAGCATGGCATCAGTCATGTGGTGTTTGAGGGGGGTCAGCACGTGCAGAGACGTTTTGGGTTCCCCATGCGGTCGATGGATGCCAAGGCTTGCATTGGAGACTACATGGCTGAAATCGGCCTGCGAAAAACCCAGGTTCTCATACCCTTCCTGTATGAGAGCTTCCTCACAACATTCTCTCCCAAACCTGCTGGACCAAACCTTTATAAAATTG ACATCCCAATGGGAGAAACACCCATGGACAGCATCAGCCTCAGTGATGTAGGCCCCGTGGTCACGGCTATACTGAAGAACTCACACAGGTGGGCGGGCAAAAGCTGCCTCCTGTCTGCGGACCGACTGCCAGTCCAGGAGTACGCAGAGACGCTCACTAAGCACCTGGCCCCCAGGGTCTTTCAGGACTCCAGg atttcacagaaaatgtttgtggAGAGCTTCAAGGGAGAAGCTGGGCAGGATATTGGCAACATGTTTGAATTCTGGAGAAAAGACCCTCAGAGGAgaaatgctgcagaaatgtttGAGCTACTTTCAGGCACAAAAAAATTCTCCCAATGGGTCACGGCAAACAGGGATTCCATCATCAATGCTCTGGAAAAGTGA